From Prionailurus viverrinus isolate Anna chromosome B2, UM_Priviv_1.0, whole genome shotgun sequence, the proteins below share one genomic window:
- the CD83 gene encoding CD83 antigen isoform X3: protein MPLEGLWYHQQKVGSLEASGERLYSLKIENTTSVDSGTYRCILEEPEGRRNQSGTVTLKVTGCPKERKEDTFQKYRAEIVLLLALVVFYLTLIIFTCKFAQQQSIFPDFSKPGTQRAFLPVVSPNKHLETATLHKTELV, encoded by the exons ATGCCCCTGGAGGGTCTGTGGTACCACCAGCAGAAGGTTGGCTCCTTAGAAGCCTCCGGTGAAAGGCTGTACTCCCTGAAGATTGAAAACACTACCAGTGTCGACTCAGGGACATACAGGTGCATCCTGGAGGAGCCAGAAGGGCGGAGAAACCAAAGCGGCACTGTGACCTTGAAAGTGACAG gatgcCCCAAGGAACGCAAAGAAGACACTTTTCAGAAATACAGAGCCGAGATTGTACTGCTGTTGGCTCTGGTCGTTTTCTACTTAACACTCATTATTTTCACTTGT aagtttgCACAACAACAGagtatttttccagatttttctaaaCCGGGCACGCAGCGAGCTTTCCTCCCAGTCGTCTCCCCAAATAAGCATTTGGAGACAGCGACTCTTCACAAGACGGAACTGGTATGA